The bacterium BMS3Abin02 genome has a segment encoding these proteins:
- a CDS encoding transposase IS116/IS110/IS902 family protein: protein MALRIIDALGVEADQLRAELRAFARRQPGCRALVDELYGVGELTAAIIWAEMGDTRRFSSSSQAVRHTGIDITVWSSDGKRSRGRLARQGPPALRWALFEAALCASRTSSPDHRYFLDVKERLGAKRAYLSVARKLARRVHHILRSLGDAAFEQVA from the coding sequence GTGGCGTTACGGATCATCGACGCCCTCGGTGTCGAAGCCGACCAGCTACGAGCCGAACTCAGAGCGTTTGCCCGCCGCCAGCCGGGGTGCCGAGCCTTGGTCGATGAACTGTACGGGGTGGGTGAGCTCACCGCGGCGATCATCTGGGCCGAGATGGGTGACACTCGCCGGTTCTCGTCGTCGAGTCAGGCGGTGCGTCACACCGGGATCGATATCACGGTGTGGTCTTCGGATGGGAAACGCTCCCGGGGGCGTCTCGCTCGGCAAGGACCCCCGGCGTTGCGGTGGGCGCTGTTCGAAGCCGCCCTATGCGCCTCCCGCACCAGCTCGCCGGATCATCGCTACTTCCTCGACGTCAAAGAGCGTCTCGGGGCGAAGCGAGCGTATCTGTCGGTGGCCCGCAAGCTGGCCCGCCGGGTCCATCACATCCTACGCTCGCTCGGTGACGCCGCGTTCGAACAGGTCGCCTGA
- a CDS encoding helix-turn-helix domain protein, which produces MDNLDRLLSVGELAAYLDIPVATLYAWRYRSQGPPGFRVGRHIRYRRSDIEAWIDEQLKDSSDDGGLVSQPRGRVGSRRDR; this is translated from the coding sequence ATGGACAACCTCGACCGGCTTCTGAGCGTGGGCGAACTCGCCGCATATCTCGACATTCCCGTCGCGACTCTCTACGCCTGGCGGTACCGAAGCCAAGGTCCACCCGGTTTTCGCGTCGGACGACACATCCGGTACCGCCGGAGCGACATCGAAGCATGGATCGACGAACAGCTGAAAGACTCGAGCGACGACGGAGGGTTGGTGTCACAGCCTCGAGGTAGGGTCGGATCTCGCAGAGATCGCTAG
- a CDS encoding putative prophage phiRv2 integrase: MRILDAAGVDALADALPERYGSLAIVAAYTGLRWGEPAGLRVADVDMLRRRLTVHTSLIEASGQPPKLGTPKSSASERTITLPQIVIETLASHLEQHPPADGIIWTTEQGAFLRRGSFGRIWRRAVAESVGAPCRIHDLRHTHAAWLIAAGEHPKAIQTRLGHSSIQVTIDRYGHLMDGLDNQTADRLDAIAQTARGPHVAQTPPAIGL; this comes from the coding sequence ATGCGCATCCTCGACGCAGCCGGGGTAGACGCACTCGCCGACGCCCTGCCGGAGCGCTACGGGTCGCTGGCGATCGTGGCTGCCTATACAGGGCTGCGTTGGGGTGAACCGGCGGGTCTGCGGGTCGCCGATGTGGATATGCTGCGTCGACGGCTCACCGTCCACACCTCCCTCATCGAAGCATCCGGCCAACCCCCGAAGCTGGGCACACCCAAATCGTCAGCCTCGGAACGGACCATCACCCTCCCCCAGATCGTCATCGAAACCCTCGCCTCCCATCTCGAACAGCACCCACCGGCCGACGGCATCATCTGGACCACAGAACAGGGTGCGTTCCTGCGACGAGGATCCTTCGGGAGGATCTGGCGACGAGCAGTCGCCGAATCGGTCGGTGCTCCGTGTCGGATCCACGACCTGCGCCACACCCACGCTGCCTGGCTCATCGCCGCCGGAGAACACCCGAAGGCCATCCAAACCCGGCTCGGGCACTCCTCGATACAGGTCACCATCGACCGTTACGGGCACCTCATGGACGGACTCGACAACCAAACCGCCGACCGTCTCGACGCCATCGCCCAAACCGCCCGTGGCCCACACGTGGCCCAAACCCCACCCGCCATCGGGCTGTAG
- the glnQ_2 gene encoding glutamine transport ATP-binding protein GlnQ → MTAMPKLMLEKVRKSFGDLLVLDDIDLQVGEHEVFCLIGSSGSGKSTLLKCVNLLEPIDAGRILLDGKVTTKRGVNPNDVRRHIGIVFQSFNLFPHMTVLGNITLGPRKALDAGDEEAEDVAMTLLERFGLADKASEYPDRLSGGQQQRAAIVRALAMQPDLMLFDEVTSALDPELVGEVLGVIRDLKASGMTMLIATHEMGFAREIADQVCFLDGGRILEQAPPEEIFTDPKATRTQQFLERIIDAGRL, encoded by the coding sequence ATGACGGCGATGCCGAAACTCATGCTCGAGAAGGTCCGCAAGTCGTTCGGGGACCTCCTCGTTCTCGACGACATAGATCTTCAGGTCGGCGAACACGAGGTGTTCTGTCTGATCGGATCTTCGGGTTCCGGCAAGTCGACCCTGCTCAAGTGTGTGAATCTTCTCGAGCCGATCGACGCAGGCAGGATCTTGCTCGACGGCAAGGTGACGACGAAGAGGGGAGTGAATCCGAACGACGTGCGACGGCACATCGGGATCGTGTTCCAGTCATTCAATCTCTTCCCGCACATGACGGTGCTCGGCAACATCACCCTCGGACCTCGCAAGGCTCTCGACGCGGGCGACGAGGAGGCGGAGGACGTGGCGATGACGCTGCTCGAACGTTTCGGTCTTGCCGACAAGGCATCGGAGTATCCGGATCGCCTCTCCGGTGGCCAGCAGCAGCGTGCCGCCATCGTCCGGGCGCTGGCGATGCAGCCGGATCTCATGCTCTTCGACGAGGTGACGTCGGCGCTCGACCCCGAACTCGTCGGTGAGGTCCTCGGCGTGATCCGCGATCTGAAGGCTTCGGGCATGACGATGCTCATCGCGACGCACGAGATGGGCTTCGCCCGTGAGATCGCCGATCAGGTCTGCTTCCTCGACGGCGGCCGTATCTTGGAGCAGGCGCCGCCGGAGGAGATCTTCACCGATCCGAAGGCGACGAGGACCCAGCAGTTCCTCGAGAGGATCATCGACGCGGGACGGCTTTGA